The following DNA comes from Nocardioides panzhihuensis.
GCTGACCTCCTCGCCCGCACATCGTCGACGGCCCGGCTACGCAACGTGCGCAATGCGCCGCTGGTCACCTGGAAGGCACTCGCCGAAGCTAAGCGGTTCCGCTCGTCCCTGGCCAACATCGAGGCGTACCGCAGCAAGGTCGGCTCGATCGACGCCCATCTCGCGTGGCTGCTCGAGGACGCCGGAACTGTCCATGTGGATAAAGACGGGGACACTACCAACCCCGACGGCGGCGAATACGACCGCCAGGCAGCAGCGCTCGCCATTCTCAACACGAGTGCGCTGCCAACGCAGGTGCGCGTCGCTCTCGTCATCTCCCTGGAACCGGTGACTCCACTACCTGCGACGGGCATCAACGCCGAGGAGAGCGATCTGTTCGCGCGTCTGCTCGACGCCGGCTTGGTCAGTGACGAGGAGGACACGTTCATGCACCTGCGGGCCGGAGGCTGGGTAGCCTTGGGCCCTGCCATCAAGGTCTCTGGCGGGGTGAAGTCATTCCACAGTGCCGCCCTCCTCAACGACATGGTCGCCGACGCACTCACCGACGACGACACTTCGGAGAAGGTCGCGAGCATGGTCCTCGCGAACGTGAACGAGTACGTGCCCGAGGACGACTGGGCAGAACTGCAGGCCGTCGCCATCTATGCAGACCAGCACCGGGAACCGCTCGACCCCGCTGTAGTGAGGCGCATTGCCCGGGTCGGTGACGGCCGCGACGGGTGCGACGTGACCCTGATGCTGCGTCTCTTGGACCGGGCCTCTCCAACCGCGTCGGCCGACCACGTCATCGAAACCTTCCTGCACTTGGGGCAGCCGTACAACCGCATCACGGACTCCGAGGACTCGTTCGACCTTGACGTCACCGACGTCCATGACCGGCTCCTAAAGATCCTGCATGGGGATAACCGCATCACCCGGGGCTACCCGCGCATCCCCAAGCGCCGATACAGCGTCACCGTTCTCTGACCGTGCCTGCGAAACGTCACGGTTACGCCGTCCGTCGTCGGCGACGACAAGGAGTGTCCGGTCCGGTCCGATCTGGGACGCCGGCACCGGACTCCGCAAGGATCCGGGAGGCGCATATCGTGGGCGCTACTCCGCATGGTGAACCTGTTGCAAGGGCGAGCCTTCGCCCGCCGGGTACGCACCCTCCGCTGCGAGGAGTAGCGTCCTACTGGGCGATCAGACGCGGCGGCATGACGCTTGTAACGCGGACGCGATGGGTGCGGTTCGCGCTTGGCTAAGGAGTCGTTGCGCGTTTTCTTACCGGCAGCGTCTTAAACAGGGCATGATGAGAAGCCTGACCGCACTACCTTCAGGACCAGGATGAGTTTATTGAAGCCGGGTCACGAGTTGGCACGCGTCTTGATTACCGTCAAGACGTACCCCGCGCCGTCAGCCCGCCATGGTGAGACTGTTTGCATCGCTGGAGTGCGGCTGTTTGACGATCGTCCGCCTTCCTTCATTCGCTTGTATCCGGTTCCCTTCCGAATGCTGGAGGGGACGCAGCAGTTCTCGAAGTATCAAGTCGTTGAAGTGGCGGTTCGCAGCAGAGGTTCGCGGGACCCACGCCCGGAATCGTTCGAACCAGATGTCGATTCATTCAGGCTGCTGGAGAAGGTCGACACGAAGCGGAAGTGGTCCCGTCGAGCCGAACTGATCGCCCCTCTCGTCGGGGCCACGACGACCTGCGAGCTCATGCACAAGAACCGGGAGGGGACGATGGACCAAGCCATCCCGTCATTCGGTCTGATCCGTCCGAACATCCGCAGCATGAAGGTTGAAGAAGGCACGCCTTGGACCGCGAAGCAGCTCGCAAAGGTTCATGCGGCGACCGAACCGAGCCTCTTCAACCAAGATGGACTCGTCGAGTTGCAGCCTGCGCCCTTTCGTATCAAGTTCTCGTACAAATGCGAGGAGAGTTCGTGCAAGGGACACAATCAGGAACTGATTGACTGGGAGCTTGGTGCCGCCGGGTACACGTGGCCGCGCAAGTACGGCGCGAAGACGATCGACATGATCAAGCAGAAGTGGCTCGAAATCACCGACGCAAGCAAGAAGGACGTTCACTTCTACGTAGGAAACCAACATCAGCGCCGCGAGTCCTTCTCGGTCTGCGGCCTTTGGTCTCCGCCGCTCTAGACTCGGTCGATAGCCAGAGCGGGTACCTTTTCAGCGAGGGCCTCCGCAACTAGCCCTCTATGGCAAGACGCGTGATCTTGTTCGAAGCAGAGCAACGCCACAACTTCGCAGTCGAGCAACTCTGATACATGCCCGAGCGCGCGCTCAGCGTCGTCCTCGCGAAGGATTTCTCTGAATCGCTCATGCGCGGACAGATCACCCGACCGGAAGCCCTCGCGGTTGTCCTTCGGGTTTCCGAGCTCCCGATAATGGATGTACTGGATGCCGTTGCTGCGAAGATTCTGAGCCAGCCGAGTTTTCGACAGCCCTGGCTTGCGGGATATGGGGTTGAGGCGTACATCGATCAGCACGTCAACTCGCGCACCCTTGAGGTACTCGGTGAGCTCCTGAGCATCACGACCCTCGTAACCGACGCTGACGAGTCGGGGCGTACGTGGTTCGTCCATGTGCGCATTCAACACCTAGCCCTGGCTCCTAACACGAAATCAGCCGCGTGGCAAGACCGTGTCGTGGCGCGCGACCACTGAACCGGGCCGATCCTCTGTGTGCTGGTGGGTCAGGACCAGCCGAAGGAGCCCATCGATGCCCAACGCACCGAGCGCAACGGCCTCACTGTCGGACAGGTTCCCGGTGGGAGCGCGATGCGTCGTTCCTGCTGCAGCGGCCTGGCCCGCCACCGGGCACGGGCGCCTGGCTCTACCGGCGCAATAGGGCCACAAAACGCGGAGCACGGTTGGGTCGGCCCCGCCAGACGGAAGGTTCTTCACGCCTCAGGTCAATGCTGGTAGCGTGCGTGCTGCTTGAGCTCCTCCTAATTCGAGTTGGACCAATCTGTGGAACTCAGGCCGCGCCCGGCAGTCCCGCCGTGCGACGACCGTTGCGGAGGAGCTCGCACCATCATGAATTACGACTCCTCTCCCCATCCGAGGGAGCACACATGACCATCGAGTACCCGGGCGCGTCTCGCGCCGAGACCGGCGTTAACCGTCTGATACGCCTTGTCGTGGACGAGGTTGCCGAGGCCAAACTCAACGTCAGGCGAATCACCGAGGGTGACACCAAGCGATTGGAGTTTGCCCTCACCGGTAGTCACGTCAATGCCAAGGTGATCGTGACTAATAGGCCGAGCACCTATTGGGAGTTCAACCGGTCTTGACCCGGTTCGACGTCGATGAGTGGCCTGCCCGTAGGCCATCCCCTCTCGGCCCTAGCGTTCAGTTGAGGCTCTCCATACGCCCGCGGTGGCGATGTGCACGACGATCACGGGTGCCGGGCCGCCACGCCTCGCGTAGGTGCGGGAGTGTCAGGACCTACGTGGTGGAACTGAACGATACGAAACCAGGCCGTCTATTACGAACGAGACGCCAACGTACCTGCCCCATTCTGGGCGCATTGACGCACCCGGAGGCCTCCCGGGCGTCGACGTGACACCTAACCTGGCTGTGTGAGGAGAACGGACGGCCGGTCGGCGCGGGTGGAGGACGTGCACGAGCTTGCCCTTGGCATGCCCCACGTTCGCGTCTGCGCGGGCACCCAGAACAGGCCTATCTATCAGGTGGGTGGAAAGTCGTTCGTCTTCTTCCGGAATCCGCGTCCTGACGCGTTCGACCCGGACACCGGCCAGCGTTACGACGACGTCATCGTCTTCTGGGTGCCTAGCGAGGGTGACAAGCTGGCGATGGTGCAGGACGAGTCCTCGCCGTTCTTCACCACTCCGCATTTCGACGGCCACCTGTCGGTTCTGGTCCGAGCCAGGCGGCTCGGGGAGATCAGCTATGACGAACTCGCCGAGGTCGTGCAGGACGCTTGGCTTTCGCGCGCGTCAGCTCGCCGAAGAGTGACCTGGCTCGAGGAGCACCAACCGGACTAGCGAGGACCCGCAGGCGCGCAATGACGCAGGGGCCGGGCCCATGCCTCAGCCGCCGGCCGGGGAGGCGCGGCGGTCGTGGTGCCGTGGCGGCCCCCAACTTGGGGGATCGGGCACGCGGCTCTCCGGGTCTCGCCACGATAGACGTACCGTGAAGGCGGCCGTTGGCGGCGCGAACGAGCTGCTCGGAGTGCACATCCAGCTCCGGCGCTTGAGAGTGCTATGAGCCACCTGACTGATGCGCGGCGGTCACAATAGGAGCGAATCGATGAACCTCCCTGAAGTACTGCTGACGTCGTTGCTGGGGCTTCTCGTGGGGCTGGTCACCGCTTGGCTAGGAGCTCGGTGGTCGTACGGCCGGAAGTTGCAGGAGCTCAAGTTCCAAGCGGCGCACGAAGCCAGGCGCGGGACGTACGAGGCCACCCTGCAGTGGGTTCGAGCTGCGTCCCTGGCTTCTCGACTGCAGGCGGAGCAAGGTCGGCACGGAGGCGCCGAAGAAGTCGACTACGAGAACTGGCCGCAGCCCAGGCCCGAGCAATGGGAACTATATGTATCCGATCGCGTGAAACACCTTCATCACAGCTTCCTTTCGGCCGCCGGACGCGTGCACACGACCGCGGGCCGTCTTCGCGCCCAACGTGAAACCCTTGAGCTCTTCTCAGGGATCGATTCCCCTGACCCGAAGCCGCTCGCGGAGTTGGCCAACGGCCGAGACTCGCTGGACGCTGAACTCGCCGGGAGGTTGGTGGAGCTCGACGATTCGCAATCGGCTCTGCTGAAGGCGATGAGATCAGAAGTGATCGGCGACAACTAGGCACTGACGCAGAGAACCGCTGGATCGGCAAACAGCGACTTTGAGTACAGTCGATCGTCGTTCGACTCGGTGCTTCAGCCGTCGAAGGCCTCGACCAGCTCAGCCGGGGCGGCGGCTAGCCAGGCGTCGACCAGCAGATCGCGGAGGTCGCCTGGAGCGATGACGTTGAGCTCGATGAGTACGGCCGGGTAGTTGTTGAAGTGCTCGATGGTGAAGACGCCGTCGATGCCGGCGGCGAGCACGCCTTCCTTCTCGTGCAGGCCGGCCGTGTTGACCGCGATGATCGGCGGGACGGGTGGGGTCTGGTCGCCGAAGCGCTTGAGGTCAGCCTTGCTGAACGGGCGTAGCCAGGCGAAGCCCTTGCCGCGTACGGACCAGGTCGGATGCCCGTAACGCTCGCCCTCGGTGACCTCGGGCAGTTCACCGATTATCCGAGCCACGTCTTGGAGCGTCTCCATGCATGGAGCCTAGTCCGCCACGCGTCGATAGGACTGGAACGACTGAGCGGGTCCGCTGATCGGCACAGGTCTCACAATGCCCTTGACGAGCGTGGTCGCGAACGGGACCTTTGCGTGCGCGCTTGGCTTGAGCACAGTGGGTGCTTGTTCCTCGGGAGTCGGAAGCGACGACAAGGAGGAACTATGGGAAGTCTCAGATTGAGGCCGATCACCGCGGTCCTGGCGGGGCTGCTTGCGATGGCGATGGTCGGCGTGCTCGCCCCCACGGCGCACGCCTACGCGACCTTCGGCGGCCATAAGCTCACCTACGGGATCAACAACCAGCACTACTGGCTGGACACCTCGGCCGCAAACAGCCACACGGCCGCCATCACCGACGGTGTCGGACTCTGGAATGCGACCCAGGACACATGGGCCTGGTACACACGAACGTCCACCAAGAGCTCGAGCCGTCTTGACTTCTACCGGCGGTCCACCGAATCGGGCGTCTATTGCGCGGCGACCCAGATGTACGTCGACACTCGCGCGGTGGACCCGCGCGACACGAACTGGTGGTGGGCGAAGGTCACGATCGACCCGGCGTTCCATAACACGGACAGCTGCGGGGCGATATCCCACCGGAAGGGAATCATCGCCCATGAGCAGGGGCATGCGATGGGTCTTGCTCATACGTCGAACAGCGGCACACTGATGTACACAGGCATCTCTGGCACGAGCGTCAACGCACCTACGCAGGACGACCGAAATGGCATCATCGCACTCTACGGACGGAGGTCCTGATATGCGGCTCCTCATCGCGTTCACTGCCGCCGCTGCCACCCTTGGGCTGGCGGCGTGCTCATCGACAGATGCAGCGGACCCTCCCGCAAACACGCCTGCCCAGATTGCACCTTCGCAGGACACACAGGAGGTGAAGGCCAGGTATCAGGTGCAGACAGAGGGCTCCCTGATCAGACAGTTCTCGCTGCCGACCTTCGCTGAGTTCGTACAGGATCCACACGTATCCAACGTGGTCGTCGGCACGGTCGAGGCGAGCCGGACGACCGTTTCGCAACCTGGTAACGCGGTAGAAACGATCCTGACGATCGCCGTAGAAAGTTCCAAAGAGTCGAGCGCGACTACGGTGACTGCGCGGGAATACGGCGGCATCGTGAATGTCGAGCAGGTGCGTGACGACTTCGAGTCAAAGCTCGGCCGCAAGCTCACGAAGAAGGAACTTGCCGAGAAGGTCGACTATCAATGGGAAGGTGCTCCGCACGCTCAGATCGGCGACCATGTTCTCCTCGCGGTAACTGAGGACAAGTCCGGAGCTGCGGACTACACCACGTTGACGAGACTCGCCTCCGCTGCATCCACCACGAGCAAGACGGACAGTACGTCGTTCAACTGGCCCGGAGAACCTCCGAACCCTGCCTGGGACACAGCGGTCACCCCTGCGGACCTGTACTGACGACTGACTCCAAAGGGTGCCCAGCGTAGCTCCGGACACCCTACCGACCGGTGGTCCACCAGAGTGGGGCCGCGACTGGAGAAGGACTCCAGTCGCGACCCCACTGTCTGTCCTCGGAGCCGAAAGCCGGTGAGTAAGGTCGGTTAGGTGACGTCCACGATCGACTCTGTCGTATCTCGGTTGCTGCGGACTCGGGCCGTAGTACGTGCGCCGATCTGGCTCTATCGGCACCGGGCCGGGTGGCTCCTCGGATCCCGGATGTTGATGCTCGAACACATCGGACGCCGATCAGGGGTCCCGCGATATGTCTGCCTCGAGGTCGTCGAGCGGCCGAGCGTGGACGAGATCGTGGTGGTGAGCGGCTTCGGCACCGCGGCGCAGTGGTATCGGAACCTCCTGGCCGAGCCTGCATGTCGCGTCAGCATCGGGAAGCGTACGAGCGTCGCGGCGCAGGCGAGGTTCCTCTCGGAGGAGGAGGCTGTCGCTGCGCTGGGTCGGTATCAGGAGGCGCACCCGAAGGCCTGGCAGCGACTGCGCGGTGCGATCGAGACGGCGGTCGGTCACGAGGTCGAGGTACTGCCGATGGTGAACCTGAGACTCCTAGGGGACTGAGATGCGTCGCAAGTGGCTGTGGTTGCTCAAGAACACGCTCAACCGGGTGACGACGCGGGCGGCTCGCTCGGGTCGCGGCCCGTTCTCGCTCGTGCGTCACGTCGGGCGAAAGTCAGGGAAGACGTACGAGACGCCGATCATCGTCGCGCGGGTGCCGGAGGGGTTCATCGCGGAGCTGACCTACGGCGAGGACGTGAACTGGTACCGCAACATCGTTGCCGCTGGCGGCTGCGAGCTGCTGGTCGACGGGCAATGGCACCAGGTCTCCGCGATCGAGCCCTATTCGTCCGAAGCGGGGCGGGAGGCGTTCGGCTATCCGGCCAAGCTCGTGCTGAAGGTGCTGCGGCGGCACGAGTTCAGGCTGCTGCGTACGGCCTGATCAGGTGCGCGGGTTGTCGGATGTGCCGAGCGCGCGGAGGTGGGCGCGGAACTCGGCGCCGTCGGCGGGGGAGCGGTACTCGAGCTCGTGGGCGACCTCGCTGGCGACGAGCAGCAGGCTGGGCTGGGACCGGCGTTCGTGGTTGAGTGCCGCTTCGGCGAGGTCGAGTGCTGTCACCGGGCTGCCGTCGCGGGCGGCTAGGACGGCCTTGGTCAGCTGGGCCTCCGCCAGACGCATCGGGCTGATGACGGTGCCGTCCGGACGGGTGCTGGTGGCGATGACCGTGTCGGCCATGGCATCGGCCATGCGTTCGCGGCCGTGCAGGGTGCGGTAGGCGTCCATCGCGTAGAAGGAGGCTTTGGTCGGGTCGACGCTGAAATGGTTGCGTACGTTGGTGGGCAGGTCGTTGCTGTCCAAGACCTCGCGGACTCGATCGAGCGCGACCTCGGTCTTGTGGCCGTCCTTCATGCGGGCGTACGCCTTGGCCTTCTGAGCATGGAGCTGCGCGGCGACCGATGCGTTGGGAGCACAGCGGATGCCGGCGTCGGCGGCGGCGATCACATTGGGCATGTCGCCTTGGGTCAGCGCCATCCACGCGCGGATCTCCTAGGTCCAGGCGGCCATCACGTTGTCGCCCAGATCCGCGGCGAACCCCTCGGCTGCGACGCGTGCCTGGTGGGTGGCCTGCTCGTCACCCTGGTCCCACATGAGGCAGGCCCGGAGAAGCGACAACCAGCCGGTGAGGTGGATGACCCGCTCGTGGCCGGCCAGCGACACACGCCCTTCATGTACGAGAGCGGCGAGCTCCTTCAACCAGTCGTCGACCTCGATGGTCAGTGAGCGGGCGTCCTGGGCTGAGTAGGCGGTGCAGAGGCGCTCGACCTCGGCCTCTGCCTGTGCGAGGTGGGCTTCGCCCACCTTCGGCATGCGCAGGGCGGCGACCAGGTCGGTGAACTCGGTCGGGCTGAGCCGGTCCGGGACGTTCTGGTTCGCGAGTGGGCGCTGGGCGAAGAAGTCGGCGACCGGCAGGTCGAACATCGCGGCGATCGCCTGTTGGGTCTCGGGCGAGGGGTTGGTGATCTCGCCACGGCGGTAGCGCTTGAACATCGCGAGCACGGAGTCGAGCTGAGTCTCCTCGTGGAAGGGCGACAGGGCGATGTAGTGCATCGCGGTCTCCCGGTTGCTCCAGCCCTTGGCGGCCTGAAGACGAACCAACCTCTCGTGCCACTGCTCAGCCATCCGGCCTCCCGGTGCGTTCGGTGTCTCGTCGCGCGCGCCGAGGCGACAGGACGACTCGCACAAACCTAACAACGATGACCGCGGAGCGGGGGACCACTGGGATCAACGGCGATGCTCCCGGGCTGATCTCTCCCGTCCGCAATCGGCCGCAGCCATCGTGAGTGGGACAGCACTCCGGACGAGAGGATCGCGATGAGCCAGTACGCGCTTGCCGCCGCAACCCGGCCAGGTCGGCCTCGCGTGATCCGACGCGTGCCAGGCGCGCTCGTTCCACGCGACGAGATCCTCCAGGCGGCGGCCGAGCTCTTCGTCAACCGTGGGTTCGCGGCGACCTCGACGCGGGATATCGCGGAGAAGGTCGGTATCCGGCAGGCGTCGCTCTACTACCACTTCGAAGGCAAGTCCGGCATCCTCGCTGAGCTCCTCGAGCTCTCGGTGCGGCCCAGTCTCGAGAAGGTCGAGGAGATCGAGCGGGAGTGTCCGATCGACGTCCCGGAGGCGGCGCTATATCTGCTCGCGCTGATCGACGTGGACACTCTCGCGACGGTGCCGCACAACATCGGCAGGCTCTATCGGATGCCGGACGTCAGGAGCAGCGAGGTCTTCGAGGAGTTCCAGCCCGCGTTTCGGGAGCTGGCTGCTGCGTACGGTCGGCTGGGTGCTGGCATTGCGAGCAACCCCGTGGCCGCCACGGTGGGCGTGGACCAGCTGGGTGGGCTGCTGATCCAGGTGGTCGAGGTGGTGATCCGGATCCGCTCCCGCTGCGACGATGTCACCGGTGCTCATGCGCGGGCCATCGCGGCGACCTGTCTTCGGATCTGCGGCGCGTCGGAGGAGAGGATCGCTCGCGCTGCAGTCGTGGCCGACGAGCTCCTGCCGACGTACGTCGCAGCGGGCCGATGACGGGAACGGGCGGGCAGGCCGCGATCAGGGGTTGGGATCGAGGTGCGGGAAGTTGCGGTTGAGGGCCCAGTCGATCCTGCTGCGTTGGCTGCGGTCCATCTGAAGGCTGGGAATGACCTCGGGATATAGCCATTCGGCGTGGGTGTTCTCCGCTGATGGAGTGGGCTCGCCGGCGAGGTAGCGGCCGGCGTAGATGATGGAGCACTCCTGGCGTACCTCGCCGTTGGTGGTGTCTTCGATGCGATGGCGCGGGTCGGTCCAGATGCCGACCAGGCCGGTCACCTCGATGGTGATGCCGGTCTCCTCGAAGGTCTCGCGGACCGCGCATGCCGTCAGCGACTCACCGGGCTCCATCGCGCCGCCCGGCATCGTCCAGTTGCCGGTGTCGTTGCGGCGGATCAGCAGGATCCTGCCCGGGTCGTCGAGC
Coding sequences within:
- a CDS encoding nitroreductase family deazaflavin-dependent oxidoreductase, whose amino-acid sequence is MTSTIDSVVSRLLRTRAVVRAPIWLYRHRAGWLLGSRMLMLEHIGRRSGVPRYVCLEVVERPSVDEIVVVSGFGTAAQWYRNLLAEPACRVSIGKRTSVAAQARFLSEEEAVAALGRYQEAHPKAWQRLRGAIETAVGHEVEVLPMVNLRLLGD
- a CDS encoding TetR/AcrR family transcriptional regulator yields the protein MIRRVPGALVPRDEILQAAAELFVNRGFAATSTRDIAEKVGIRQASLYYHFEGKSGILAELLELSVRPSLEKVEEIERECPIDVPEAALYLLALIDVDTLATVPHNIGRLYRMPDVRSSEVFEEFQPAFRELAAAYGRLGAGIASNPVAATVGVDQLGGLLIQVVEVVIRIRSRCDDVTGAHARAIAATCLRICGASEERIARAAVVADELLPTYVAAGR
- a CDS encoding matrixin family metalloprotease, which produces MRPITAVLAGLLAMAMVGVLAPTAHAYATFGGHKLTYGINNQHYWLDTSAANSHTAAITDGVGLWNATQDTWAWYTRTSTKSSSRLDFYRRSTESGVYCAATQMYVDTRAVDPRDTNWWWAKVTIDPAFHNTDSCGAISHRKGIIAHEQGHAMGLAHTSNSGTLMYTGISGTSVNAPTQDDRNGIIALYGRRS
- a CDS encoding MmcQ/YjbR family DNA-binding protein yields the protein METLQDVARIIGELPEVTEGERYGHPTWSVRGKGFAWLRPFSKADLKRFGDQTPPVPPIIAVNTAGLHEKEGVLAAGIDGVFTIEHFNNYPAVLIELNVIAPGDLRDLLVDAWLAAAPAELVEAFDG
- a CDS encoding NUDIX domain-containing protein is translated as MNSLRPSAGAFVLDDPGRILLIRRNDTGNWTMPGGAMEPGESLTACAVRETFEETGITIEVTGLVGIWTDPRHRIEDTTNGEVRQECSIIYAGRYLAGEPTPSAENTHAEWLYPEVIPSLQMDRSQRSRIDWALNRNFPHLDPNP
- a CDS encoding DUF488 family protein, producing the protein MDEPRTPRLVSVGYEGRDAQELTEYLKGARVDVLIDVRLNPISRKPGLSKTRLAQNLRSNGIQYIHYRELGNPKDNREGFRSGDLSAHERFREILREDDAERALGHVSELLDCEVVALLCFEQDHASCHRGLVAEALAEKVPALAIDRV
- a CDS encoding nitroreductase family deazaflavin-dependent oxidoreductase, translated to MRRKWLWLLKNTLNRVTTRAARSGRGPFSLVRHVGRKSGKTYETPIIVARVPEGFIAELTYGEDVNWYRNIVAAGGCELLVDGQWHQVSAIEPYSSEAGREAFGYPAKLVLKVLRRHEFRLLRTA